In Vigna angularis cultivar LongXiaoDou No.4 chromosome 8, ASM1680809v1, whole genome shotgun sequence, the DNA window gaaaaaaaaaactaagagaaattaaacatattagtggtgaaaattatataagaaatagaatgatataataaataattaatctaaacatttttcaaatctttttattTCTACACACCCTACACATTATTTTTCTCATTCCTGCggttcttcttcgtcttctatTTCTTAGCATccaaaaataaacttttagaaGTGTTGAAGCAACGTAACAAAGCAAAACTTTTAGCTACGGAAATAGAAATGAAAACCTGAAATCTGCATTGCATATGCATAAAAGCTTCTGATACATGTGATTACAAAGGAAAACATACCCTGAAACACAGACCAAGTGTTGAAACTGACATGACTGCTACTGCTACTTGGAAGAATAAGTGTTGAAGTTAAAGAGAAGAGGAATAGAGGGACACTGCAGGGGATCATGATGAGGAAAACCATAAGCTTCTATGCACATGGAAAATGGCAAAATTTCAGGTAGCTTCTTCTTGAACTCAAAGGAGTTATAGTGCTTGTAGCAATACATCattgtttattaatttcatgggaaaagtgaaataaaagtaTGATACAAAAGATAAAATGTCATAAAGATTCGTCAAATATATCACTGTTTCACTTTATAAATTATGTCTACCTGTGTGGTCTTAAGGGTCCTACACGTATTAAACTATTCCTTGGGTGGTTTTGCTTTTTAGACCCAATCGTTTACGTTTTGGGTTAGGAATATTTTTATCAGTAATAGCaatcattattaattaatttcattctatcatatatattaaattttgggtttcaaataacttaattagctTGTATATGTCAACATTAAGTCAACCTAGAGTTCATTCATGTTAAGAATCTTTCAATATGAGAGTCtttcaaaaaaacaaatttttataatgcCATTAAGAACATTAAACCTATAACACTATATGCTTATTATACAGAGAACACTGGGtatgtttattataaattatatttattatatataaaagtgcgcgaaattagaattttagtcaaaaatttagttaaattaattacttttatttacacGACGCGGAcgtaataattttaaagataaatgtGAAACCTGTGCTTTTTCCAAATATAATATTGaagattataaattatatattgaagTTGCAAATAATCTACGTTGTGGATCAAATGTGAGTATTGTCCAGCACTAGTGGAAAGTCATATACTCTTGTCACAATCATGTGgttgttagggttttttttttccttttttttttttactattttgaaagCAAGGGATTCTAAGGATTAATGATGTTTAAAAGACAAAGATTGTCCCACACGTTCTTTTTGCCCACTAAAGCAATGCAAGTATAGTCATGGAGGGAGCCCTAGGGGgaaaaaatctttattttataaaatattaaaaccaggattaggattttattttatttttccttcagctttatatatatatatatatatatatatatatatatatatatataatatttaaaatagttaaagaaAACTACTtaacgataaaaaaaaatatttcacagCACATGAGAAATATTTTATCATCAACCACTTATTTGTTCATATTAATAAAgtagttattataaaataaacaaacaaatacataaaaagACACTAAAAAAACAATTGAGTAAGTTAACATgcaaaaaagttttttataaacaattaaatttctaaatataCACAAGGTAAACTagcttaaaataaataatatccaAACATCTAATTACATGTTACATTTTATCGCATAGCTTTTACACATTCATATATGAAATTAGACTCTTCGAGACTCAATTTATTCGGATACGTGCCATTGAGTCAAACTAGTGAAGTCATACACTTGTAGTAACGAAAATACTAGTCTATTGAACTTACACATAAGGTTAATCCTTGTCACGGTCATAAGAATCCTGAGATTATTCTTATGATAGGACTTCTTGCCATTCTCACCACCTAATTGTTTCTTTACGTGAGTAATGATAACTAAGTTCAGGATGACCACACAAAATGAAACAGTCATTACCTCAATGCACCACCCTAGTAAAACACATTTAACTGAATTCCCTCCTTATAAATACCCTATAATTTATCCCTTCATACTAATTGTAAAGtccaagaaaaataataatatatatatatatatatacatatatatatatatatatatacaataatataattgCAAAATGACAAAAAGAACCTTCATACTCATTGTCATCGTATTAAAATTTGATGTAagtttaattttacaattttaacttcaacacatttttacatcattttaattaaaataataccaTCTCATTATCATAACTGAAAGCAACATATGACACAGGTTTTTCTGGTGGCTATAGCTTTCGCACACTGTTGTAACTGTAAGATAAGGTTCTGCCTGTTTTTTCTGGATGATAGGAAAGAGCTAACAATTATAAACAGCGATTCATTTTATGATATAAGTCGGGAAATTAATCAAATATGCAGGGTGCTTAATTTCGGGAGATGGAATATTCCGGCAGTGATCTAATGGGAGAAGAAAGCAAAGGTTTGGGTGGGATTTGTAAGGAATCCATGCTACCTTCCAACATATCAATCACTCTGCTCATTGTAGGTCTATCATTAGGAAACGTTTGAAACCATAAACCCACCATCGCCAACCTCTTTGCAATCTCATTTTCTTCTGCTGTCATCTCCATATCTGGTCTCAATTCATTGTCCAACTCAAGCTTATTGTATGCCCAGTGTGGGAAGTATATCTCACTTGTATTACTTGCTTCACCATTGACGTTCTTCCTCCCTCCCACCATCTCCAGCAGCATCATTCCGTAACTATAAACATCTGACTTATGTGAAACTCTTCCAAAATTTCTACTCCAAATTTCTGGAGCTACATACCCCATTGTTCCTCTAGCATCTGAAAGGGAAAGGATACTTTCATTCCTAGGGCACAGTTTTGCCAACCCAAAATCAGATATCTTTGCACAGAAGTTCTCATTCAGAAGAATGTTATGTGGTTTTATGTCAAAGTGAAAAATTCGAGTGTTGCATCCCTTATGCAAGTATTCTAAGCCTCGAGCTATGTCCCTTGCAATTTGATATATAATACTCCAACACAAGGGTGGAAGGGTTTCATCTCTTGTTCTGTAAATGAATTTGTCAAGGGAACCATAGGACATGAATTCATAGACGAGAGCTCTCTTGTGACCTTTCAAACAAAATCCAAGAAGAGAGACAACGTTAACATGAGAAGTTCTACTGATGCTGGCAACCTCGTTCACAAATTCTTCACCATTTTTTTTGGATGCACTCAACATCTTTACAGCCACAAAACCACCATCGGATAACTCTCCCTTGTACACTGCACCAAAACCACCTTGTCCCAGCTTTACTCTGAAGTTCTTGGTCATTTTCTTAACATCTGATAGTTTATATCTTTTCAGAGCTAGAGGGCCATGAATTTTAAGGAATGCTTCGATATTTTTATTACTTCTTGAAGCCAACCCAAAATTTGCTTGCCATATTGGTGACTTGTGTCTTACacacaaaattgaaattaatatcAATACGGCTGCAATTGCTGAACTTGTAACACCTGTTAACACATAAATAGGTACAGCTGTGACCATTTTACTTTTGAGGAATGTTTTCGATCTCTAatctcaaatataaataaaaagacataTGGTTAGTGaagttaaatataaacaaactttaATAATTCCAATTCtatgaaaatttattagatATCGATGACAAATATTTAATGGAAACtattaagataatttaattgatCAGAGAGAATACacgtaaatattttttttccatgatTAGGATTATACAATTATGGAGAGACAAGGGAGAATCACAAGACAATAGTGTATGTGTCATAAATATTCAAGGAACtattgaatggtaaagtataAAAGGAAATTTAGATTTATTACCTAAAATAATGAGTTTCCTCTTTGGGTTCCAAATTCCTGCAAAAGTAGATGAGAAAACAGGAATTCAACAGATTCCAAATATCCAAAGGAATCATTCTATGAACTGAGTACTTATTTTCTTAACACAAATCAAAACACTTTGATTTTGACAATTGTAATACAAAGAGATGCATTCTTGTTTAAAAATCTAGTGCTTAAAATTTAGGCATAGCTTAGTTACCGAAACAACAAAACCAATTCCTGGAAGAATACGTGAAAGTTTAAGGATTATAAACAGATTACAAACACATATTTGTAAACGAAAATAACTCAAAAAATAAGAAGTGATAACTGATGATTTATTTTCCAGAGGAGGAGAATGAAGGTGGAGTCatatatgtaattttgtttaaagaCGATGAAGACGTATTTCTTTtgtcaatttttgttttatcaaatcACTCagattatataacttttataacataattgattatcttttatatatttccACTGcacttaataattaaatattttcatgttGACTGGGTCAAGTGAAACAAAACAGAACAACCAGCTAATAAATGTAGGGACCAAGAGAAAAAAGCACATCAAGACCTGGAAAAATATGCAGTCCACTTCAGAGTCTGGTCAACAAAAGCAAGTAACTGAAAAACCACGCAGTTATTTTTTGAGTAAATATGTGTAAGTTAAAAACATATGAAGAATATGTAAATTGGAAAGAGAAATGTGCTAAAATCAAGCAATATTTGTGGGGATGAGGGAGAAAACCAGAAATTTGGTTTCAGCACCAATTTTGcggacaaaaaaaataaatgaataagcCGATAAACTAAAGCTTATTCACAGAGAAAAGcacatttaattttatagatCTAAAACTTTATtccgtgtatatatatatatactgatttttaattttgtttcaattaattcttaaattgttttaataaatacatgaaagtttaatTGTgctataattatattttaagactaagtaatttttttgtaaataatattttgaaaactctgagttagaaaataataatagcaCTACCCGCAGCAGtttaataaagatatatttaacataaagaagtttatttatgagaaatatactttaagaaataattatgataaaattaaagttttaggtgtatatatataaaataaagagaacgattgaagaattaattagaacaaaattaaaaatatatagattggataaaatttgaaaatcaagTAAGAAAAATGGATTTTGAGGTCtgaatatttatagaaaatggtaaatttaggggctaaattttcttttaaatttaaaatgacaaATATAACCATAATGACTTGTGATAGTGTTTAGTTTCCAAgtcataattcttttttatcttagATAAgcttcagtttttattttaatcgaGAAAAAAGTGAGGAGATCAGACATGGTTGACAGGGGTCTTAGCATCAGTTTCATTCTACATACCGAATCTCGTCTCTCCCATTTTTACTTATTTCACCACagtatattatttatatcaCTTTTTAAATCATTTACAAAACATTCATCACATTTCtccataattaatttaatttctatccAAAAACTTCATTTCTTACCCCCAACAACTTCTCTCAATCCAATGAATCTCTTGGTTacttttgcttttgttcttttcccTCGTAGGTTAATCTTTATTTCGAATAATTTTTCTGTCATTAGACTTCTCTATAAATTTGTCTCTAATCatatcatattaatattttctgCTCCAAACAGTATACATTACACATTAATGACGCGTGATTTTTGTTTGCCACCACAGTTCTAACCCACGTTAGAATCTAAGGAAATTAGATTTTTCTTCAGAAATTCATTTGTAGTCCTTCGTTAGTTATCATTACCTTGTTCTATGCCTCCTCTGTTTTTAAGATctcaaattttatcaaatttctgACATTTTATTAAAGTTGTGATCTTCCCCCTGTCAAGACATGACTGTCAGAAATACTCCGGCcattctaattttgtttttatatatacacatttatacaaatttaaaatcacatGCTCATTTCTAAACATGATACATATGAATATTCCAACTGATTAatctatattataaaaatcaatatcaaaccTTGATTTGAGATATTACAACTGAAACATTTCTGTGTTGAGtgatctttaaaaaaataacttttaagatCTACTCAGACTGCAAGGAACTAGTGGTCCATTCTGCCACCAATCCAGTTGAGGGATAAGAAAGAACAGGTTTTGGGGGTATTTCTTGAGAATTCATGTTGCCTTCCAACATTTCGATTACTCTACTCATAGTAGGTCTATCCTTTGGAAACGTTTGAATGCACCACAAACTAACTGTAATCATTCTCCTTTCTGTCTCTGTTTCTTTTGTGGCTGTCACATCATCAATTCTCAAATCTTGGTCTTGCTCCAGCTTTCGGTATATCCAATCTGGGAAGTATTCACTTGTTTGAGTGGCTTCATCATTACTATTATTCCTCACTCCCACTATTTCTAGTAGCATCATTCCATAGCTATACACATCAGATTTTTGTGAAACTCCAAAATGTTTGTTGCACACTTCTGGAGCTACATATCCTATTGTTCCTCTGGCATATGAAACGGAAATAATAGTGCTTTCTTTCCCAGGACAACGTTTTGCAAGCCCAAAATCTGATATCTTGGGACAGAAGTTGTCATCCAAAAGAATGTTATGTGGTTTTATGTCAAAGTGTAAAATACGAGTGTTGCATCCCTTGTGCAGGTACTCTAATCCTCTGGCTATCCCTTTCGCAATTTGCAACAGATTATCCCAACTCAAAGATGAAGTGCTTTCTAGTCCCTTATTACCGATAAACTTGTCGAGGGAACCATTAGACATGAATTCTGTTTCGACTGGATCCGGGCGGACCCTGAGTGGGCGGACGGCTGATGGGGAACGCCGGGAACAGGCGGACGCTGGAAACGGGCGAACACTTTCTCTCCAGGTGATGCAGACCGAGCGGACGGTCTTGTGTTGGACGAACGCTGTTCCTCACTCCAGGCCGGGCGGACACTAGCTTACTGTCGAAGACGGGCAGGTGAACGATGAAGATGCATGGACCGGGCGGACGAGAAGATTGGCGATCGCGGCTCCACCCTCcaaaccgggcggacgtcctcctactcacggacgctcgctctctgctcCAAGCCCggcggacgtcctcctactccagacGCTCTGGCGGGCAGGTGAACGATGAAGACGCATGGACCGGGCGGACGAGAAGATTGGCGATCGCGGCTCCACCCTCcaaaccgggcggacgtcctcctactcacggacgctcgctctctgctcCAAGCCCggcggacgtcctcctactccGGACGCTCTGGCGGGCAGGTATCCGATGAAGACGCATGGACCGGGCGGACGAGAAGATTGGCGATCGCGGCTCCACCCTCcaaaccgggcggacgtcctcctactcacggacgctcgctctctgctcCAAGCCCggcggacgtcctcctactccggacgctcgctctctgctTCAAGTTTGACGGGCGTCCTTCCTCTCCTGGCGCTGCTCCACACTCCGAGTTGgggaggggccgggtacctgctaaaggcactccgacgctcaagtcagtgatATGACAGAGCGATTGTGATGCGTGTATGCATCGTTATTCAAGTCAGTCTAGAgttcatacctgagacctttatttatagtgaattgtaatgggcttttaccttttgggggcctgggAACGGCCCAATAATGCCTTAATCTTTATTTAGGACTCTAACGTGTCATTAGCACTTAACTGTGTAATCAGCAACGTGCGGATCGGTTGGGAATGGTGGTCGGCCAGGGATGTTACCCTGGGTGTGCGTCCAgttcttgggcggacgtccagcccttgggcggacgtccctTCTTGGGCGGACATCCAGCTCTTGagcggacgtccagctctttGGCGGACGTCCCTTCTTGGGCGAACGTGCAGCTTTTGGGCGGACGTCTCACATTAGGCGGACGTTCTGCTTCGGGCGAACGTTCCAtattgggcggacgtccagctcaTGGGCGAACGTCCcttcttgggcggacgtccagctcttgggcggacgtctcacattgggcggacgttctgCTTCGGGCGAACGTTCCAtattgggcggacgtccagctcaTGGGCGAACATCCcttcttgggcggacgttctgCTTCGGGCGAACGTTCCATATTGGGCGGACGTGCATTTATCAGATGTCTGGGCGCTCGGTTTATGCCGGGAGGTCTTATtagtacataagccccccaagcccgagcataattttattatgcgAAGGGGTTTGTCCGTGCTTGGATGGGCGCCATTTGGAAAACCGCTGGATCTATGAAAGCTCGGACAACTGTTCTTTTGGGCGTTCAGCCTTGGTAACTGACACGGGTGGCCGATCGTCATCTTGAACGGACGTGCCATCTTGGGTGGACGTCCAAATGGCTGGACGCTCGGCCAGGTTGCcgtccttgggcggacgtctaAATGGTGGAACGCTCGGCCAGATTGTCGTCCTTGGGCGGACGTATAAATGGCGGGACGCTCGTCCTGTTTTTCACCTTGGGAGGTCGTTCTATCTCGGGGGGACGTCACTGCACGGTTGGGCGCTTGGCCTATGCCGGGCGGACCTAGTACATTAGCCTCCCGAGCCCGAGCATAATTGTATATTGCAAAGGGGTATTTTAGATGGCCCCCGAATTGCTGGGTTGTCGTGGAGGTTGATTTGGCGTACCTAGCAGGACAAGTGGCCGGGCGGTTGATTGACGTCCGCCTACTTCAGACTGATGATAaatgccagattcggctaagttatggacggccggccAATTGCTGAATGCCAGGtgtggctaagttatggacggccggctggtcgctgaatgccagatttggctaagttatggacggccggccaattgctgaatgccagatttggctaagttatggacgacCGGCcctttgctgaatgccagatttggctaagttatggacggccggccCTTtgcttcgtcgcccaaccaagctgagagttgttctcgttggaacactctttttcaccagcttggagtTTGATAGGGCGGACAGTCCTTCGCTTCGTcacccaaccaagctgagagttgttctcgttggaacactctttttcaccagcttggagtttggtagggcggacgatTCTTtgcttcgtcgcccaaccaagctgagagttgttctcgttggaacactctttaatcaacttggagtttggtagggcggacggtctttcgcttcgtcgcccaaccaagctgagagttgttctcgttggaacactcttttatcagcttggagtttggtagggcaGACGGTCTttcgcttcgtcgcccaaccaagctgagagttgttctcgttggaacactctttttcaccagcttggagtttggtagggcggacggtctttCCTTTCGTCGCTATTGTTGCCGGTTACCTGTACCATGAAGGGAACATAGCGAATTTCAAGTTTAAAGAAAGATGTGTCCGTACCTTGTAAGGCCGAAAATATGCTATGACCAAATGGCCAAGAAtaggttgaggccgaacggccgcgACAATGCTTAGACCGAGCGTCCT includes these proteins:
- the LOC108343998 gene encoding LEAF RUST 10 DISEASE-RESISTANCE LOCUS RECEPTOR-LIKE PROTEIN KINASE-like 2.5; this encodes MVTAVPIYVLTGVTSSAIAAVLILISILCVRHKSPIWQANFGLASRSNKNIEAFLKIHGPLALKRYKLSDVKKMTKNFRVKLGQGGFGAVYKGELSDGGFVAVKMLSASKKNGEEFVNEVASISRTSHVNVVSLLGFCLKGHKRALVYEFMSYGSLDKFIYRTRDETLPPLCWSIIYQIARDIARGLEYLHKGCNTRIFHFDIKPHNILLNENFCAKISDFGLAKLCPRNESILSLSDARGTMGYVAPEIWSRNFGRVSHKSDVYSYGMMLLEMVGGRKNVNGEASNTSEIYFPHWAYNKLELDNELRPDMEMTAEENEIAKRLAMVGLWFQTFPNDRPTMSRVIDMLEGSMDSLQIPPKPLLSSPIRSLPEYSISRN
- the LOC108343997 gene encoding LEAF RUST 10 DISEASE-RESISTANCE LOCUS RECEPTOR-LIKE PROTEIN KINASE-like 2.5, which encodes MSNGSLDKFIGNKGLESTSSLSWDNLLQIAKGIARGLEYLHKGCNTRILHFDIKPHNILLDDNFCPKISDFGLAKRCPGKESTIISVSYARGTIGYVAPEVCNKHFGVSQKSDVYSYGMMLLEIVGVRNNSNDEATQTSEYFPDWIYRKLEQDQDLRIDDVTATKETETERRMITVSLWCIQTFPKDRPTMSRVIEMLEGNMNSQEIPPKPVLSYPSTGLVAEWTTSSLQSE